In one Nicotiana tomentosiformis chromosome 6, ASM39032v3, whole genome shotgun sequence genomic region, the following are encoded:
- the LOC138894903 gene encoding uncharacterized protein, with the protein MSEDFKILPNMNAKDIRFMALNHINDILHLMGRDINEYHLIPEKTKPSAAIRETNDCQFERNIIVREEDLLLERKLNIEQRKVYDTILDRIFSNISGAFFVDGPGGTGKTFLYCALLAAVRSKGFVALATTSSSVVALILTGGRTAHSHFKFTIDIDEQYSCNISKQSALVALIRDAKMIVWDEVFMAKKKVIETFDILLKDIMDTNTLFGGKVIIFGGYFRQTLCHDPKSNPT; encoded by the coding sequence ATGTCCGAAGATTTTAAGATTCTACCTAACATGAATGCTAAAGATATTCGTTTTATGGCTTTAAATCATATCAATGATATTTTACATTTGATGGGACGTGATATTAATGAATATCATCTTATTCCTGAGAAAACTAAACCTTCAGCTGCTATCAGAGAAACCAATGATTgtcaatttgaaagaaatatcATTGTTAGAGAAGAAGATTTGCTTCTAGAGAGAAAATTAAATATCGAACAACGAAAAGTGTATGACACGATTCTTGATAGGATATTTTCTAACATATCAGGAGCATTTTTTGTTGACGGACCTGGAGGAACCGGAAAAACTTTTTTATACTGTGCTTTATTAGCTGCTGTACGATCAAAAGGTTTTGTCGCTTTAGCAACAACAAGTTCAAGTGTTGTGGCTTTGATCCTCACAGGAGGACGAACTGCTCACTCCCATTTTAAATTTACTATTGATATCGATGAACAATATTCTTGCAACATTAGCAAGCAAAGCGCACTTGTAGCTTTAATACGTGATGCAAAAATGATTGTCTGGGATGAAGTATTTATGGCAAAAAAGAAAGTGATAGAAACTTTTGATATTCTTTTAAAGGATATAATGGATACGAATACTCTATTTGGAGGAAAAGTGATCATTTTCGGTGGTTATTTTAGACAAactctctgtcacgacccaaaatctaacccgaCGTGA